Proteins from a genomic interval of Bacillota bacterium:
- a CDS encoding transcriptional repressor: MAQLDPASQQEAILRRLKASGYKLTPQRREIIRVLSETYEPQNAQQVHERVAEKFPGMGMDTVYRNLRLLAALGVISQINLLSKRGDLFKLGGDHHHHFICLGCDKIVCLDGCPLDNNDFSHAAGNDFTIVSHSFQLYGYCTECSRNHGNIKK, encoded by the coding sequence GTGGCGCAACTCGACCCCGCATCGCAGCAGGAGGCCATACTTCGCCGGCTGAAAGCCAGCGGTTACAAGTTAACCCCCCAGCGGCGCGAGATAATTAGAGTGCTATCCGAGACCTACGAGCCTCAAAATGCCCAGCAGGTACATGAGAGGGTTGCGGAGAAATTCCCAGGCATGGGAATGGATACAGTTTACCGGAACCTCAGGTTGTTGGCGGCCCTGGGCGTCATAAGTCAGATAAACCTCCTTTCCAAAAGGGGTGATCTATTCAAGCTCGGTGGGGACCACCACCATCATTTCATATGTCTTGGGTGCGACAAGATCGTGTGCCTGGATGGTTGTCCTTTAGATAATAATGACTTCTCTCACGCTGCAGGCAACGATTTCACCATCGTCAGCCACAGCTTTCAGCTCTATGGCTACTGCACGGAATGCAGTAGGAATCACGGTAACATAAAGAAGTGA
- a CDS encoding biotin transporter BioY has translation MRQHDAAYLDVHSARSIILAGLFGALTAVGAVVTIPLPWTPVPFSLQVLFVLLSGVVLGGRLGAMSQAIYIILGVIGLPVFAGGHAGPGVLVGPTGGYLLGFVLAPLAVSMLAGRGGRGDLRSGVRVLAGTLLGVAVIYILGAGQLALVAGLTPSKAISLGVLPFIAGDIVKALLATWLAGHLRRRGLVL, from the coding sequence GTGAGACAACACGACGCTGCCTATCTTGATGTTCACTCTGCCCGCTCCATAATATTGGCGGGGCTTTTCGGGGCCCTAACCGCGGTTGGGGCTGTTGTAACAATCCCTTTGCCATGGACGCCTGTGCCGTTTAGCCTGCAGGTCTTGTTTGTCCTCCTTTCAGGCGTCGTGCTCGGGGGGAGGCTCGGCGCGATGAGCCAGGCAATTTACATAATCCTGGGGGTTATCGGATTGCCGGTCTTCGCCGGAGGCCACGCGGGGCCGGGCGTGCTTGTCGGCCCCACCGGCGGTTACCTGCTGGGTTTTGTGCTTGCTCCGCTCGCGGTTTCGATGCTGGCGGGACGTGGCGGACGCGGAGATCTCCGGAGCGGGGTTAGAGTCCTCGCCGGGACCTTGCTCGGCGTGGCGGTGATTTACATACTCGGCGCGGGCCAACTCGCCCTCGTTGCGGGCCTCACGCCATCGAAGGCGATCTCCCTGGGCGTCCTGCCCTTCATCGCGGGCGATATTGTAAAGGCGTTGCTTGCAACCTGGCTTGCTGGTCACTTGAGGCGGCGCGGGCTCGTCCTGTAA
- a CDS encoding superoxide dismutase, with product MQAPPAVPPGGHRLPSLPYPYDALEPYISATTLCIHHDRHHLAYVEGLNKAELALVEARRSCDFSLVRYWERELAFNGSGHALHSIYWTNMSSIGGGTPGGLVLEQINSYFGSYQAFRQQLSRAAQDVEGSGWALLVWQPQWGRVEVLTAEKHEDLTQWGVIPVLVLDVWEHAYYIDYQNKRGEYIDAWWHVVNWRDVERRLRLAMQAEVPMTGAGDAGTAGNGASTGGAGGEGGQIGEGPPFPKL from the coding sequence ATGCAGGCGCCGCCTGCCGTGCCGCCCGGCGGCCACCGGTTGCCGTCACTTCCATACCCATATGATGCTCTCGAACCCTACATCAGCGCCACGACGCTTTGCATACACCACGACCGCCATCACCTGGCCTACGTAGAGGGTCTTAACAAGGCTGAACTCGCCCTGGTCGAGGCGCGCCGGTCCTGCGACTTCTCCCTGGTCAGGTACTGGGAGAGGGAGCTGGCCTTCAATGGCTCGGGACATGCCCTGCACAGCATATACTGGACGAACATGAGCTCCATAGGCGGAGGCACACCAGGCGGCCTGGTGCTCGAACAGATCAACTCATATTTCGGCAGCTACCAGGCGTTTCGCCAGCAGCTATCGAGAGCTGCACAGGATGTCGAAGGCTCCGGGTGGGCGCTCCTGGTATGGCAGCCCCAGTGGGGCAGGGTGGAGGTTCTGACTGCAGAAAAACACGAAGACTTGACTCAATGGGGGGTCATTCCCGTTCTCGTGCTGGATGTATGGGAACATGCGTATTATATTGACTATCAAAACAAACGCGGGGAATATATAGATGCCTGGTGGCATGTGGTCAACTGGCGCGACGTCGAGAGGCGATTGCGCCTGGCAATGCAGGCGGAGGTTCCAATGACCGGCGCCGGGGATGCTGGGACCGCGGGAAACGGCGCAAGCACAGGCGGCGCAGGCGGCGAGGGCGGCCAGATCGGGGAGGGACCGCCATTCCCGAAGCTGTAA
- the hydE gene encoding [FeFe] hydrogenase H-cluster radical SAM maturase HydE produces the protein MGVEEVIGDAYGTGTRFWDALGRARAGKDLTRDEIRALLQAEPGDQTWTLFSLADEVRARYVGDEVHLRGLVEFSSYCARNCAYCGLRRDNRKLRRYRIAPDEIVDIAEYGATLGYKTIVLQSGDDFWYSADALASIITRIKNSADVAVTVCIGERSREEYATIREAGADRFLLKHETADPELYRDLHPGMTLEERVMRLRWLKELGFQVGSGNIVGLPGQTIDSLAGDIVLMRDLGVDMAGIGPFIPHPDTPLAGSPQGPLELVLKVVACTRLALPWAHIPATTAAGTVDPRGREKALQCGANVVMPNITPVEYRKLYQIYPNKICLSERADSCRRCIENRIKGIGRSIGTGYGHCREYELA, from the coding sequence ATGGGTGTGGAGGAAGTTATCGGAGACGCGTATGGAACAGGTACAAGATTTTGGGACGCGCTTGGCCGGGCGCGCGCCGGCAAGGATCTCACGCGCGACGAAATAAGGGCCTTGCTCCAGGCGGAGCCGGGAGACCAGACATGGACCCTGTTTTCCCTCGCGGACGAGGTCCGCGCGCGCTATGTTGGGGATGAGGTTCACCTGCGCGGACTTGTTGAATTCTCTAGCTACTGCGCCAGGAATTGCGCCTACTGCGGGCTGCGCCGCGACAACCGAAAGCTCAGACGCTACAGGATCGCCCCTGATGAGATCGTAGACATCGCGGAATACGGCGCGACCCTGGGCTACAAGACGATAGTCTTACAGTCGGGCGATGATTTCTGGTACTCGGCTGATGCGCTCGCCAGCATTATAACGCGTATCAAGAATTCAGCCGACGTCGCCGTGACGGTGTGTATCGGGGAGCGTTCGAGGGAGGAATACGCGACGATCAGGGAGGCCGGCGCTGACCGGTTTCTCCTGAAGCACGAGACGGCGGACCCCGAGCTTTATAGGGACCTCCACCCCGGGATGACCCTCGAGGAGAGGGTCATGCGCCTCAGGTGGCTGAAGGAGCTCGGTTTCCAGGTCGGCTCGGGCAACATTGTAGGCCTCCCCGGGCAGACGATAGATTCGCTCGCTGGTGATATCGTGCTTATGAGAGACCTAGGTGTGGACATGGCCGGCATCGGGCCGTTCATCCCGCATCCAGATACCCCCCTCGCCGGGAGCCCCCAGGGCCCGCTCGAGCTCGTGCTCAAGGTAGTTGCCTGCACGCGCCTCGCCCTGCCGTGGGCGCATATCCCCGCCACGACGGCGGCGGGGACGGTTGACCCGCGTGGAAGGGAGAAGGCCCTCCAGTGCGGCGCAAATGTCGTCATGCCCAACATCACGCCGGTAGAGTACCGCAAGCTTTACCAGATATATCCGAATAAAATCTGCCTCTCGGAGCGGGCTGATAGCTGCAGGCGATGCATAGAGAACCGGATAAAGGGGATTGGGCGGAGCATCGGGACGGGCTACGGGCATTGCAGGGAATACGAGTTGGCATGA
- the hydG gene encoding [FeFe] hydrogenase H-cluster radical SAM maturase HydG: MAVRETAHAARVADFIDDGKIWDTLERAKAAPRERAIDIIAKAREAKGLEPDEVAILLHQDDDAILEKMYDVAHEIKERIYGKRLVFFAPLYFSNYCVNNCRYCGYRHSNDTPRRKLTLDEVREQVNILEGMGHKRLALECGEDPVNCPMDYILDVIRAIYDTRAGNGSIRRVNVNIAATTVEDYKLLKAAKIGTYVLFQETYHRATYAEVHPSGPKRDYDWHTTAMDRAMEGGIDDVGIGALFGLYDYKFEVMGLIYHALHLDREFGVGPHTISVPRLRPAAGISLESFPYLVGDRDFKKLVAIIRLAVPYTGMILSTRERPGFRDEVIRVGISQISAGSCTGVGGYREEVEGVEPHDHQYQDRDNDTAQFEVEDKRSPEEIIRNLCRSGYIPSYCTACYRQGRTGDRFMALAKTGRIHNICQPNAIMTFKEYLMDYASPETRRLGEETIQAHLELVENPSIRRETESRLRRIEAGERDLYF; this comes from the coding sequence ATGGCAGTGCGTGAGACGGCACACGCCGCGAGGGTCGCGGATTTCATCGATGACGGCAAGATATGGGATACGCTCGAGAGGGCGAAGGCAGCCCCGCGGGAAAGGGCAATCGATATCATCGCGAAGGCGCGGGAGGCGAAGGGCTTAGAGCCCGATGAGGTCGCCATCCTGCTTCACCAGGACGATGACGCGATCCTGGAGAAGATGTATGATGTAGCCCATGAGATCAAGGAGAGAATCTACGGGAAGAGGCTTGTTTTCTTCGCCCCGCTCTATTTCAGCAACTACTGCGTAAACAATTGCCGGTATTGCGGCTACAGGCATAGCAACGATACCCCAAGACGGAAGCTCACCCTAGATGAGGTCAGGGAGCAAGTCAATATCCTCGAGGGCATGGGGCACAAGAGATTAGCGCTCGAGTGCGGGGAGGACCCGGTGAATTGCCCCATGGACTATATCCTGGACGTGATCAGGGCGATCTACGATACCAGGGCCGGAAATGGGAGCATCCGCCGCGTGAATGTGAACATCGCCGCCACTACTGTCGAAGACTACAAGCTGCTCAAGGCCGCCAAGATAGGGACATATGTGCTGTTTCAGGAGACATATCACCGTGCTACCTACGCCGAGGTGCACCCTTCGGGGCCGAAGCGGGATTACGACTGGCACACCACCGCCATGGACCGGGCGATGGAGGGCGGCATCGATGATGTAGGGATAGGCGCCCTCTTTGGACTCTATGATTACAAGTTCGAGGTCATGGGGCTCATCTATCACGCCCTGCACCTGGACAGGGAATTCGGGGTTGGACCCCATACTATATCCGTCCCTCGCCTGAGGCCCGCAGCAGGAATTTCTCTGGAATCCTTCCCCTACCTCGTGGGTGACCGTGACTTTAAGAAGCTGGTGGCTATTATCAGGCTCGCCGTGCCCTATACGGGCATGATCCTGTCGACGCGCGAACGCCCAGGCTTCCGCGATGAAGTCATACGTGTCGGCATATCCCAGATCAGCGCGGGCTCGTGCACGGGCGTGGGCGGCTACAGGGAGGAGGTGGAGGGGGTTGAGCCCCACGACCACCAGTACCAGGACCGAGACAACGACACGGCCCAGTTCGAGGTCGAGGATAAGCGAAGCCCCGAGGAGATAATTAGGAACCTGTGTCGTTCAGGGTACATCCCCAGTTACTGCACGGCGTGCTATCGCCAGGGGCGGACAGGCGACCGCTTCATGGCTCTGGCCAAGACCGGGCGCATTCATAATATCTGCCAGCCCAACGCCATCATGACTTTTAAGGAGTATCTCATGGACTACGCCTCGCCCGAGACGAGGAGGCTTGGCGAGGAGACCATACAGGCGCATCTCGAGCTGGTAGAAAACCCATCCATCCGCCGTGAGACGGAGAGCAGGCTCCGGAGAATTGAGGCGGGTGAGCGAGACCTCTATTTCTGA
- the secD gene encoding protein translocase subunit SecD produces MGLCEFWGKRGNRLVRPGMLWKILGVIVIVAICAGVIYKLPMNLGLDLKGGTRLVLEAQDTSTVKVDEDAVQRAKEVIQRRVDQLGVAEPVIYRQGERRIVVELAGVKDPQRAKEIIGKTAMLEFKDESGNIIMTGDDLKNATAGYDEYGRPAVHFELTPAGGKKFEKATRENLGRQISIILDNQVLSSPVVQAVIKDKGIIQGMRSMEETKDLSMMLRAGALPVPMKILHSETLEPILGRESINQSAVAATIGIALVLLFMLGMYRLPGIMADVALAVYAFIVFAAMAALHATLTLPGIAGMILSVGMAVDANVIIFERIKEELRGGKRLRAAIEAGFTRAFTCILDSNLTTLITAGVLYIYGTGPVKGFAVTLTLGILASMFTAIVVTRIIMTAIVDRNPERYARYFGA; encoded by the coding sequence ATGGGATTGTGCGAATTTTGGGGGAAAAGGGGGAACCGGCTTGTGAGACCAGGGATGTTATGGAAAATCCTGGGCGTTATCGTCATTGTAGCAATCTGCGCCGGGGTCATCTACAAACTACCCATGAACCTGGGCCTTGACCTCAAGGGCGGCACGCGCCTCGTGCTCGAGGCTCAGGATACCTCTACCGTGAAGGTTGACGAGGACGCGGTGCAGCGGGCCAAGGAGGTCATCCAGAGGAGGGTCGACCAGCTTGGCGTGGCTGAGCCCGTGATCTATAGACAGGGGGAGAGACGAATCGTAGTTGAACTCGCTGGCGTCAAGGACCCTCAGAGGGCCAAGGAGATCATCGGCAAGACGGCCATGCTGGAGTTCAAGGACGAGAGCGGCAACATCATTATGACTGGGGATGATCTCAAGAACGCCACCGCGGGATACGACGAATACGGGCGGCCTGCGGTTCACTTCGAGCTCACTCCCGCAGGCGGCAAGAAATTTGAAAAGGCGACCCGGGAGAATCTCGGGCGGCAGATATCCATCATCCTGGACAACCAGGTGTTGAGCAGCCCTGTGGTCCAGGCCGTGATCAAGGATAAAGGCATAATTCAGGGCATGCGAAGCATGGAGGAGACCAAGGATCTCTCGATGATGCTTCGAGCGGGAGCCTTGCCGGTCCCCATGAAGATACTCCATAGCGAGACCCTGGAGCCGATCCTTGGACGGGAGTCGATAAACCAGAGCGCGGTCGCTGCGACAATAGGAATCGCACTTGTATTGCTTTTTATGCTGGGTATGTACAGGTTGCCGGGCATAATGGCCGACGTGGCCCTGGCTGTCTATGCATTCATAGTCTTCGCCGCCATGGCGGCGCTGCATGCGACCCTGACGTTGCCGGGCATAGCCGGCATGATCCTCTCGGTCGGCATGGCGGTCGACGCCAACGTAATCATTTTTGAGAGGATCAAGGAGGAACTCAGGGGGGGCAAGAGGCTGCGGGCGGCCATCGAGGCAGGGTTTACGCGGGCCTTTACGTGCATCCTCGATTCGAATCTGACCACCCTGATAACCGCCGGCGTGCTGTATATTTACGGCACAGGTCCCGTCAAGGGGTTTGCCGTAACCCTGACGCTTGGAATCCTGGCGAGCATGTTCACGGCGATCGTGGTGACTCGCATAATAATGACGGCGATAGTGGATCGCAATCCGGAGCGGTATGCCCGCTACTTCGGGGCCTAA
- the secF gene encoding protein translocase subunit SecF, which yields MDVMGRRNLFFAISAIVILVGLVFLATRGLNLGVDFTGGSLIRVRLDHPVTAAEVRDALVAPELADMHLEKAVIQPIEGTNDVQIRAHVQGKPLSDPQLKRVVDTLSARLGSASVIEAEMVEPVIGKELLSKAMMAVLLGWIGILIYVSVRFEYRFAVAGVAALIHDVLVILGMFAILGREVNSPFIAAVLTIVGYSINDTIVVFDKIRENLKFRKRETYEELVNKSITQTLGRSLNTSLTTLLPVIALYLFGGATIKDFSLALIIGLISGTYSSIFVASPIWLIWKNWERDRQRKFAVAKAR from the coding sequence ATAGATGTAATGGGGCGAAGGAACCTTTTCTTTGCAATATCTGCAATCGTGATCCTCGTGGGCCTCGTCTTCCTGGCGACCAGGGGTCTCAACCTGGGCGTCGACTTCACGGGCGGTTCGCTCATCCGGGTGAGGCTTGACCACCCCGTGACGGCCGCGGAGGTCAGGGATGCGCTGGTGGCGCCGGAGCTCGCGGATATGCATCTCGAGAAGGCCGTTATCCAGCCTATAGAGGGCACCAACGACGTGCAGATCCGGGCGCACGTTCAGGGGAAGCCGCTCAGCGACCCGCAGCTCAAGCGCGTGGTCGATACCTTGAGCGCCAGGCTCGGCTCCGCCTCGGTGATAGAGGCCGAGATGGTCGAGCCGGTGATCGGTAAAGAGCTCCTGAGCAAGGCTATGATGGCTGTGCTCCTCGGGTGGATAGGCATCCTGATATATGTCTCCGTCCGTTTCGAATACCGGTTCGCTGTCGCGGGCGTGGCGGCGCTCATCCATGATGTGCTTGTGATCCTGGGGATGTTCGCCATCCTCGGCCGTGAGGTGAACAGCCCGTTCATCGCGGCGGTCCTGACGATAGTAGGATATTCGATCAACGACACGATAGTTGTTTTCGATAAGATCCGCGAGAACCTGAAGTTCAGGAAGCGCGAGACATACGAGGAGCTGGTAAACAAGAGCATAACCCAGACCCTGGGGCGGTCCTTGAATACCTCGCTCACGACGTTGCTTCCCGTGATTGCGCTCTACCTGTTCGGCGGCGCGACGATCAAGGACTTCTCCCTTGCCCTTATAATCGGCCTGATCTCCGGCACCTACTCCTCGATCTTCGTCGCCAGCCCGATCTGGCTCATCTGGAAGAATTGGGAGCGGGATAGGCAGCGCAAGTTCGCGGTGGCGAAAGCGCGATAA
- a CDS encoding magnesium chelatase codes for MRNYLKLIRHEGNASLFLALETSVISLLAGRPIHVHVEGLRGTGKTTIIRGARSILPSIERIKGCIYNCDPRAPHCPEHRGLSEGDIARIGTEEIDMPFLEISHAAKIGTVVGTLDLSRMVDRIRPEAALLPGILPRANRGIVFIDEINRLADTSPELTDILLDIMGTKPGRLQVEEAGFQSFEIPVNLCVWAASNPDEEPGALEDIRRQLSDRFDFTVSMGRPSELNIVREILTLSEQEPGDDGNDLGPEIEVFRSIIAQRAARYGDVRMGDDLRSLLAEIYVDFGLESLRAIESIALGAKARAVFEGRDTVTGNDLMRVLSLALRHRADMSTLSSIAKFLEERLGQQRSDQRSEGGPTTSPGDGRLNDPHEIMRALSPGGKMAPRERDSSRDNPNGLIERFMSGMGLDRLFKAREHGQYTAGGSGAGGLDGSVFAKDDPTGDPFRRGSETHARSQAPQVSPPPDISVTSPPEKARRISSLPGENLIFTEEDLRGK; via the coding sequence TTGAGGAACTATCTCAAGCTGATCAGGCATGAAGGCAACGCATCGCTGTTTCTAGCCCTGGAGACATCGGTCATATCGCTCCTGGCAGGGCGCCCCATCCACGTGCATGTCGAGGGTCTCAGGGGAACCGGGAAGACCACGATAATACGCGGGGCGAGGTCGATTCTGCCATCCATAGAGCGCATAAAAGGGTGCATCTACAATTGTGACCCGAGGGCGCCGCACTGCCCCGAGCACAGGGGTTTGTCAGAGGGTGATATAGCGCGCATCGGCACGGAGGAGATCGACATGCCCTTCCTCGAGATATCCCACGCCGCCAAGATCGGGACGGTCGTCGGCACGCTCGACCTCTCCAGGATGGTGGACCGGATCCGGCCCGAGGCTGCGCTCCTCCCGGGCATTCTGCCACGGGCCAACAGGGGGATAGTCTTCATAGACGAGATCAACCGCCTGGCTGATACCTCACCCGAGCTTACAGATATATTGCTCGACATAATGGGCACCAAGCCCGGCAGGCTTCAGGTGGAGGAGGCCGGATTCCAGAGCTTTGAAATACCGGTGAACCTTTGTGTGTGGGCGGCGTCGAACCCCGATGAGGAGCCCGGGGCACTGGAGGACATAAGGCGCCAGCTTTCCGACAGGTTCGATTTTACGGTGAGCATGGGGCGCCCGTCGGAGCTGAATATTGTAAGGGAGATCCTGACCCTGAGCGAACAGGAGCCCGGTGATGACGGGAATGACCTGGGGCCTGAAATCGAGGTCTTCCGTTCAATTATAGCGCAGCGCGCCGCCCGCTATGGCGATGTCAGGATGGGGGATGATCTGCGGAGCCTGCTCGCTGAGATCTATGTGGATTTCGGTCTGGAAAGCCTGAGGGCGATAGAATCTATAGCCCTCGGGGCGAAGGCCAGGGCGGTGTTTGAGGGAAGGGATACGGTGACGGGCAACGACCTGATGCGGGTGCTATCGCTGGCTTTGAGGCACAGGGCCGACATGTCTACCCTCAGCAGCATAGCCAAATTCCTCGAGGAACGGCTGGGACAGCAAAGGAGCGACCAGAGGAGTGAAGGGGGCCCCACCACCTCGCCGGGCGATGGGAGGCTCAATGACCCTCACGAGATCATGAGGGCTCTTTCTCCAGGGGGGAAGATGGCCCCAAGGGAGAGAGATAGCTCCAGGGATAACCCCAACGGGTTGATCGAGCGTTTCATGAGCGGGATGGGACTTGACCGGCTGTTTAAGGCCAGGGAGCATGGCCAGTACACAGCCGGTGGCTCCGGGGCCGGAGGACTCGACGGTTCGGTCTTTGCGAAGGATGACCCGACGGGTGACCCCTTCCGGCGGGGGAGCGAGACCCATGCCCGGTCACAGGCGCCGCAGGTTTCGCCCCCGCCGGATATTTCAGTCACGAGTCCACCTGAGAAGGCGAGGAGGATAAGCTCGCTTCCTGGCGAGAACCTCATATTCACCGAGGAGGACCTGCGCGGGAAATGA
- a CDS encoding VWA domain-containing protein: MTPELDLGLDLDRVDAAKLTRLMLGELKVGRGLRIGETTVMSRRLHTIRPSAPGEVRVNVAQDAGQVFYGRRRKNEVLHIDVFHEIGEVDHRRIAEVIKRAAFSYMRSSLMAQGGSGLFFPSSDELLDHIDVQTGTGGGRVSGTLNYGKKASLRKAHRNHVHIAAILPDNCISMVFYIVDGVEKEISLLGYEIRKVERIVNIEEAGEGVSDLSPYSSLFDSNISEHASSGSRGNWSMMNEAARLDAVSEIAEELGSREDLMRLMDALAQARYGLPSELGMEFGESEELIERLEKLDIIKRERGRFQFTEKGRDIQSLLKTHQAEIDAGIRRLLRQVPIGPAFHGEKLGNGIVKARSGGGRLGKETRRPAVGEWYDGIAVPETAIAFLKRAGFPRGEAGATGGARLSHDDIRVYKTKPLKPPEICLLLDASASMVGRRIRAAKHLIRHLSLASRARITALTFQERDVKMQISSTRSRRVVEEGLAVIRPAGLTPLASGIVETMSFLRARMKRTRDVLLVLITDGIPTMSKWSADPAKDALAAGREIAKAKVPFICIGLQPNKDYLRRLIQVTGGRLYIVDEFDKDILVQLIRHERPLGGL; encoded by the coding sequence ATGACACCGGAGCTGGATCTCGGTCTGGATCTCGATAGGGTGGATGCGGCCAAGCTCACTCGCCTCATGCTCGGCGAGCTGAAGGTCGGCCGCGGGCTGAGGATCGGGGAAACCACGGTCATGAGCAGGAGACTCCACACCATAAGGCCGAGCGCGCCGGGCGAGGTGCGGGTCAACGTGGCTCAGGACGCGGGCCAGGTCTTTTACGGCCGGCGCCGGAAGAATGAGGTCCTGCATATTGATGTATTCCATGAAATCGGCGAGGTCGATCACAGGCGGATAGCCGAGGTTATCAAACGGGCCGCGTTCAGCTATATGAGGTCATCGCTCATGGCGCAGGGTGGTAGTGGCCTTTTCTTCCCATCCAGCGATGAACTCCTGGACCATATAGATGTGCAAACGGGCACCGGGGGCGGCAGGGTGAGCGGGACATTAAATTATGGGAAGAAGGCATCCCTCAGGAAGGCTCACCGAAACCATGTCCATATAGCTGCAATCCTGCCTGATAATTGCATCTCCATGGTGTTTTATATCGTCGATGGGGTGGAGAAGGAGATCAGCCTCCTTGGTTATGAAATCCGCAAGGTTGAGAGGATTGTGAACATAGAGGAAGCGGGAGAGGGCGTGAGCGATCTCTCACCCTATTCGAGCCTATTCGATTCAAATATATCGGAACACGCGTCGTCCGGCTCGCGAGGGAACTGGTCGATGATGAATGAGGCGGCCCGGCTTGACGCTGTCTCCGAGATCGCCGAGGAGCTGGGGAGCCGTGAGGACCTTATGAGATTGATGGATGCCCTGGCTCAGGCCCGATACGGCCTCCCGTCCGAGCTCGGAATGGAATTTGGGGAATCCGAGGAGCTCATCGAGCGGCTTGAGAAGCTCGATATTATAAAACGCGAGCGAGGGAGGTTCCAGTTTACCGAAAAAGGAAGGGATATTCAGTCCCTCCTCAAGACCCACCAGGCTGAGATCGATGCTGGCATACGGAGGCTCTTGAGGCAGGTGCCCATCGGCCCTGCCTTCCATGGGGAGAAGCTGGGGAATGGGATCGTAAAGGCCCGGTCTGGTGGCGGCAGGCTGGGCAAGGAGACAAGGCGACCGGCGGTTGGCGAGTGGTACGATGGCATTGCCGTCCCGGAGACGGCAATAGCTTTTCTGAAGCGAGCTGGCTTCCCCAGGGGGGAGGCGGGGGCGACCGGTGGCGCCAGGCTCTCGCATGATGATATAAGGGTGTACAAGACAAAGCCGCTGAAGCCCCCGGAGATTTGCTTGCTCCTCGATGCGAGCGCGAGCATGGTGGGGAGGCGGATAAGGGCGGCGAAACACCTGATACGCCACCTCTCCCTCGCCTCGCGTGCGAGGATCACTGCGTTGACCTTCCAGGAGCGGGATGTCAAGATGCAGATCTCATCTACCCGCAGCAGGAGGGTGGTGGAAGAGGGCCTTGCCGTCATCAGGCCGGCGGGATTAACCCCGCTTGCATCGGGGATAGTCGAGACCATGAGCTTCCTCAGGGCCAGGATGAAGCGGACGCGGGATGTCTTGCTGGTCTTGATCACGGATGGGATTCCAACCATGAGCAAGTGGAGCGCCGATCCCGCCAAGGACGCGCTTGCTGCCGGGAGGGAGATAGCGAAGGCGAAGGTCCCGTTCATATGTATCGGACTCCAGCCGAACAAGGATTATTTGAGGCGTCTCATACAGGTTACGGGCGGGCGGCTGTATATCGTGGATGAGTTTGATAAGGATATCCTGGTGCAACTGATCCGGCATGAAAGGCCGCTTGGAGGGCTGTGA
- a CDS encoding LapA family protein, with protein sequence MQAYLIVALVFAIAVAVFAVQNSGMVTIRFLNWQSDASLIFIILGSAVAGALAVGLVGLMKQLSLSIKLRNTTNRLHKLQEEYDRIAIENDELHYKLGETTLKTRPAIEQQTRDSRGDEGDSCRRRAERLERD encoded by the coding sequence ATGCAGGCCTATTTGATCGTTGCCCTCGTTTTTGCCATCGCTGTGGCCGTTTTCGCCGTGCAAAACTCGGGCATGGTAACCATAAGGTTTCTGAACTGGCAGTCTGATGCATCCCTCATCTTCATAATCCTTGGATCAGCAGTCGCCGGCGCGTTGGCTGTCGGGCTGGTCGGCCTCATGAAACAGTTGAGCCTCTCAATCAAGCTGCGCAACACCACTAACAGGTTACACAAACTTCAGGAGGAATATGATAGAATAGCCATAGAGAACGATGAACTGCATTACAAGCTTGGCGAGACTACGCTTAAAACGAGGCCTGCCATAGAGCAGCAGACCCGGGATAGCCGCGGCGACGAGGGTGACAGCTGCAGGAGAAGGGCCGAGAGGCTCGAGAGAGACTGA